The genomic window TAGTTCCCGTTCGCCCCACCCGCATTGAAGGTGGTTTCCGCCGGCGAAAGAATACGCAAGTTGGTCGGCGCCGGTGTATTGAATGCTGCCGGCGTTTGATTGACGTATTCCTGGTCAAGGTTCGCGATCGATTCGTTGATACCCACCTGCATGTGGTAGGTCTCGTTAGATCCCCACACATCCAGCAGAAGCGGTAAGCCGAACTGATTGACCTGGGTGGTGTTGATAAAGATCCCACCGGTCGAGCTGTACGTGAATTCGTACCAATCGTAGTGGACGTTGATATTGGGGTCCGTGTTGTTGAGCGGATTGGGGCCAGCGTATCCATTGGAGCCGCCGTTCGCGCCCGCCACGATCGACATATAAAGCGGACTGCCTTCCGAAACGTAGATACGTCCGGCGGTCAGCGGCGGCAGATTCAGTTGATGATTAGCCTGGGCAAGCGTAAACGCGTAGTTGGGATACGTCTGTCCGTTCGGCGCGACCAGCGCGTTGGACGCGGTGTTGTCCGCCACATTGGCCGGCGTAATGGTGCCGTTGTAGTTGACCCAGGAAAGCACGCCAGTGGTCGGATCGTTGCCAAGGATCTCGACGTAGATCTGATCGTCGGTCCATGCGCCGTTGGTGTTGTTGTTGAGATCGGTAACGATAACGCCCGGAACAACCGTATAACTGGGCGAAAGGTTGACGCTCAGCGTTGCAGCTGAAGACGTAGCAGACCCTGCGGAGTTGGTGACCGTGACGGTGAAGCTGCTGGCGTTATCGCTGGCCGTGGTTCCCGGCGTGGCGTAGCTCGCGCTGGTTGCCCCAGCAATAGCAGTGCCATTCTTGTACCACTGATAACTCAGCGAGCCGCCGCTGGCCACTACCGAGAAGGCGGCTGTCCGTCCGATCGTAACCGTTTGGCTTGCCGGTGCCGTAGTAATGACGGGTGCCGTCACGGTCCCTGAGCCAGACGCCGACGTCGTTGTGATAGCGGTATTGGAAGCCAGAGACGTGCCAGCCACATCGACGGCTTCGACGACGTAGGAGTACGTGGTCGAGGCCGTCAGACCCGTATCGCTGCAAGAGGTCCCAGTGAGGCCGTTCGCGACGGCGGTGCCGTTGCGAAGGACCGTATACGTCACGCCGGACGTGGCCGATGCGGTCCAACTCAGATTGACTACGGTGGAGGACGCAGCTGTTGCTGTCAGGTTCGTCGGTGCAAGCGGAATAGCCATGGTGCTGGCGCTGGCTTGCGGCGTCGGCGCCGACGTCCCGGCGGTGTTGGAAGCCTCGACCACGTAGTAGTACGTCGTGTTCACAGCAAGGCCGGTGTCCGAATAGCTGATGCCGGTTGCGGTGGCAATCTGATTGGCGCTGGAAGGCGTAAAGCCGGACGTCGTGCTGCGGAAGACGTCGTAGACCACACCGGCCGCTGAAGATGCCGTCCAATTCAGGTTGATCTGACTGGCCGAAACAGATGTTGCAGTCAGGCCGCTCGGTGAGTTGATGGGAGCAGAGACCACTTCGATGCCATTGATCTCGGCGTTATCCGTGATCGTGGTGAACTGAAGCACGATCTGCCCTTGCGCATTGGCCGTCGCTGTAAAGGGCTCGACGATCGCCATGTCCTGCCCTCCCGCTGTCGCGATGATGTCGAAGTTGCTCAGCACCTGTGTGCCGTTGATGCTGACGTTGAACACGCGCTGCCCCGCTTGAGTCCAGTAGAACTCGTCGAAATGCAGGCGCACCGTGTAGCTCGCACCGGCAGTCAGGCCCGCAAGCGTATAGGTGAAGTTGTTGCCGACGCGTTGATGCTGATAGACCGACTGCGGCGCGGGATTTGTCACCCCGGAAATATTGATCGTCGCACCCGTATCCGATGCCGCGCCGCCGTTGAAGTCTTCATCGGCGACATAGTCGCCTGCTGCAGGACCACCAGCACTGATCGCAAGCACGTCCGAACCACAGCCCGAGGCGCAGTTGACATCGAAGGTCGTGGCCGTGGCGGTGTTGGAAGCCATCGACGTGCCCGCCGAATCGACCGCCTCAACCGTATAGGAGTACGTGGTGGAGGATGTCAGGCCGGTATCGCTATATGTCGTTCCGGTCAGGCCGTTGCCCACCGCGGTTCCGTTACGGAAAACCGTGTAAGTCACGCCCGACGTCGTCGGACCCGTCCAGCTCAGGTTGATCTGACTGGATGAAGCCACCGTCGCCGCCAAATTCGACGGCGCGTTGGGCGGCGTATTCGTCGCCGTCGCATTTTCAACTTCGATGCCGTTGACCGCGGCGTTGTCCTTCACCGAGACAAACTGGAGGACGATCTGCCCCTGCGCATTGGCCGTCGCTGAAAACTGCTCGACCACTGCAATATCCTGCCCGCCCGCTGCGGCGAAGATATCGAAATTGGTCAGCACCTGTGTGCCGTTGATACTGACGTCAAACACACGCTGCCCTGCTTGCGTCCAGTAGAACTCGTCAAAATGCAGGCGCACCACATAGTTTGTCCCTGGCGTCAGGCCGGGAAGCGTATAGGTGAAGTTGCCGAAGCGTTGATTCTGGTAGACCGATTGCGGTGCCGGATTGGTCACACCGTTGATGTTGATCGCGGCATTGGTACCCGATGCCGTGCCGCCATTGAAATCTTCATCGGCAGCGAAGTAGCCCGCTGCCGGGCCACCTGCGCTGATCGCAATGGCATCCGGACTGCTGCAGTTGGTCGTGCAGGTAGAGACGGGCGTGGTCACCGTGGCGACGCTGGAAGCCGCTGAGGCACCCGCTGCATCAGTGGCCTCGACGATGTAGTAATAGGTGGCGGCCGGAGCGACGCTCGTATCCGAATAGGTCGTTCCGGATGTCGTGGTGACCTGATTCGCACTGGAGGGGGTGAACCCTGCCACCTCGCTACGATAAACGGTGTAGCTGACAGCACAGCCACTCGCCGCCGTGCTTGCGCCCCACGTCAGACTCACCTGGCTGGCACTGTTGGCCACAGCAGTCGGTGCTCCCGGGGTGCTTGGCACTGTAGTGCAACTGTCCTGCTGCACGGTGAGTGTGGCGGGATTGCTGGTAGTCGTACCAAACACATCGCCAATGGCGACGCTAAAGATCGCGCCATTGTTGGCAGCTGTGGTGGCTGGTGTCGTGTAGGTGGACCCGGTTGCTCCGACGATGGGGCTTCCGTTTTCAGACCACTGGTACGTCAAGCTGCCGAGACCAGTCGCCGTCACACCAAAGGTCGCCGTCTGCCCAACGGTGACGACCTGGCTGCTTGGTTGCGTCGTAATGGCAGGTGCCGCCCCAGCGTCGGTGCCGGCAGTACACAACGTGGCACCAGGGTAGTTGTTGGTGACCTGGTAGGCGGAAGTGCCATCGAAGTTCACCACCGCGGTTTTCGTGGAATCATTCGGATCAACCGTTGACGTCCACGTGCTCCAGGTGCCCGAAAAAGCACAGGTGGCATTATTGACGCCGCCGATGCTTTGCGCTTCCGATTGCGTGGGCAGACGCATATTGATGCCCGCGCAATAGTTTTGCGCATTCACGCCGGTGAACTGCGAACCCGGTGCCGTGTCGGTCATAACCGTGCGGGTCCAGGTCAAGCCAGTCAGATTGTCCGTCACCAGGCTGGCATTGGACGCATTAACGGTATACCGCTCCGTTGCGCCACCGCATTGGGGCACGTTGTAGACCTGGAACTCATAAACCGAGTAGCCATACTGTGTGGCACGCTGTATCCCGTTCAATCGGATATAGCGCCCACTCACCGTCGGGAAGTTGAGCGTCTCCGTCCCACCCACACCAGCGTTGTTGGTATAGGCCACGTTCCAGGTCGGATTGGTTGAAGGGTCCGCGTTGGTATAGAGAATCTGATACTGCGTCGCGTAAGCATTTTCCCAGTTGATCACGACCGTATTGAAGGACTGCACCGAGCCCAGATCGATCTGCAGCCATGAGGGATCGACACCAGCAACGGCTGGCGTGGGTGGCGCATTGGCGACCGCTGAGCCCCACCGCGTGGAAAGATTACCGTCAACCGCGTTTTCCGCCCCCAGGCAGTTCGTGCCCGAGTACGGCGGCGTGGTTGTTCCATCGGTGCACGCGTTCTGCGAGCTACTTGCGGTTGCGACCGTATCCAGGGCCAGATTGACGCCCGGAGGTGCGAGCGTGATTTGCGCCGTGTTGCTGGTGGCGGGTGCGCCGGCAGCATTATTCACCGTGACTGTGTACGCACCAACATTCGCAGCACTTACGGCCGGAATGGTATAGGTCAGCGTATTGGACTGCTGCGTGCCACTGGTAAGAATGGTGGCGGTACCCCCAGGAG from Dyella caseinilytica includes these protein-coding regions:
- a CDS encoding beta-1,3-glucanase family protein, with protein sequence MRTFFVTLLVLLALLSAGYADGQQVEPTLPISQRQTINLAAGVPQYIGNASSTSNAPQNNWWFENTNNSTAYSTPGFSESSDTTATWTQVGLPYDANIPRTFINQTSGGGQGSLTGNNNWYRLHFKVDPTYAGQKFLLKLEGSHTGVQIFINGTLLQGVSAVAADAQATHVVGFIPVIVDLTPYITADGKTDNVIAIDVSRGSSWFETPNFSGAFRFGQAMAGLFRNVKLYVTNPVHIPPNVYSNQKTWGTYVGTVSEVAAAQGTAAAASAVVDVQTNVLNETATAQQVTLTTQIVDAKGNVVATAPPVTQSVPAMTPSTFPSGTTPMFDQQITVPNPTLWYPNNATCGTPPVSCGSPYLYKVYHIVSVNGVVVDSTQDTLGIRTITWDANFPYFNGHAVYLWGGSGRYDYPALGSSVPDEQVWRDMAQIAAQGGNVWRPGHSTSSEELVAAADAYGIMIDQPSGDGEGYWNASSNPTADDLQLKQELHRDMIIRDRSHPSVLDWERDNGGMNPTLADELGTIETTWDNINPRVSADRTYSSSYGFIDECDGAGCEVGNKQQNPNNPAFGAEYWDNMGTGRGLAYDYELAFAAPYLDDWRRGRAANAFGMAQWYFAESPGEVSLWAEYQNQPNMSNFVRSLGYSSTDANRFPRLLYYIYQANWIPYTVQPVVHLAHHWNRAYEYTAGTPIQENAFSNCPGVRLLINGVPSDPVTGTPLQDQTPNPWNVDSSTNLAQNTTVMPGQVHWMVNWAPGTVTAECLDANGNPVQGVSDTRTTAGAESKIVLSVVPDVTRPDGTSFQWTANGSDAAFVVAEVEDADGNLVPTAADNVTFSVSGPATYMGGTQQLVADPSWTSYYQDAFSQANSNVIAGVPYAFFHSPGDPELNFEGGLQKIALRSTFTPGTVTVTASAPGLQSSSVTLTSVTPPASSQSEAPVIIVPPVSEATTSGYTATFSVVASGSGTLSYQWSDASGPIAGATSATYTTPPTTAANNGDTYTVTIASSFGTVTSTPVTLSVDAPANVAITTQPASQSVVDGQSATLTVAATGSPTLTYQWYQIGSGAISGATSATYTTPVFTAAGSTSFYVVVANELGSVQSSTAVVTVDAATPVSIATQPASTIVPINEPVQFTAVVAGSAPYTYQWQFTPPGGTATILTSGTQQSNTLTYTIPAVSAANVGAYTVTVNNAAGAPATSNTAQITLAPPGVNLALDTVATASSSQNACTDGTTTPPYSGTNCLGAENAVDGNLSTRWGSAVANAPPTPAVAGVDPSWLQIDLGSVQSFNTVVINWENAYATQYQILYTNADPSTNPTWNVAYTNNAGVGGTETLNFPTVSGRYIRLNGIQRATQYGYSVYEFQVYNVPQCGGATERYTVNASNASLVTDNLTGLTWTRTVMTDTAPGSQFTGVNAQNYCAGINMRLPTQSEAQSIGGVNNATCAFSGTWSTWTSTVDPNDSTKTAVVNFDGTSAYQVTNNYPGATLCTAGTDAGAAPAITTQPSSQVVTVGQTATFGVTATGLGSLTYQWSENGSPIVGATGSTYTTPATTAANNGAIFSVAIGDVFGTTTSNPATLTVQQDSCTTVPSTPGAPTAVANSASQVSLTWGASTAASGCAVSYTVYRSEVAGFTPSSANQVTTTSGTTYSDTSVAPAATYYYIVEATDAAGASAASSVATVTTPVSTCTTNCSSPDAIAISAGGPAAGYFAADEDFNGGTASGTNAAININGVTNPAPQSVYQNQRFGNFTYTLPGLTPGTNYVVRLHFDEFYWTQAGQRVFDVSINGTQVLTNFDIFAAAGGQDIAVVEQFSATANAQGQIVLQFVSVKDNAAVNGIEVENATATNTPPNAPSNLAATVASSSQINLSWTGPTTSGVTYTVFRNGTAVGNGLTGTTYSDTGLTSSTTYSYTVEAVDSAGTSMASNTATATTFDVNCASGCGSDVLAISAGGPAAGDYVADEDFNGGAASDTGATINISGVTNPAPQSVYQHQRVGNNFTYTLAGLTAGASYTVRLHFDEFYWTQAGQRVFNVSINGTQVLSNFDIIATAGGQDMAIVEPFTATANAQGQIVLQFTTITDNAEINGIEVVSAPINSPSGLTATSVSASQINLNWTASSAAGVVYDVFRSTTSGFTPSSANQIATATGISYSDTGLAVNTTYYYVVEASNTAGTSAPTPQASASTMAIPLAPTNLTATAASSTVVNLSWTASATSGVTYTVLRNGTAVANGLTGTSCSDTGLTASTTYSYVVEAVDVAGTSLASNTAITTTSASGSGTVTAPVITTAPASQTVTIGRTAAFSVVASGGSLSYQWYKNGTAIAGATSASYATPGTTASDNASSFTVTVTNSAGSATSSAATLSVNLSPSYTVVPGVIVTDLNNNTNGAWTDDQIYVEILGNDPTTGVLSWVNYNGTITPANVADNTASNALVAPNGQTYPNYAFTLAQANHQLNLPPLTAGRIYVSEGSPLYMSIVAGANGGSNGYAGPNPLNNTDPNINVHYDWYEFTYSSTGGIFINTTQVNQFGLPLLLDVWGSNETYHMQVGINESIANLDQEYVNQTPAAFNTPAPTNLRILSPAETTFNAGGANGNYFDSYIASTWMQYSGSPVTITVNGRQFTGTASGSTLTFTEVNPAAANVGETFVVQQPSTQDILECAGTMATGVAGSTPQQQDENAIQLQLENQICAATNRGVLLAPANWTNASTYYQSAPANFYSWFWHQHSVGGLAYGFSYDDNNNQSTTIVTQQPEHMGFGIGW